From the genome of Streptomyces sp. NBC_00659, one region includes:
- a CDS encoding TIGR02679 family protein, whose protein sequence is MTNTRGFDEPPLDTETLAFLTRPGLRRLWAAARTRLERNGLEPAGTIRLQHLDVEEREALSLLQARPVTGPTATIRLPDLDARLRASAVGRGLVGTLTELGPPLIDRRAARDAAAAERTRLWSTAEAAMASTSLADRPWAHQWLEETRRTGTLTRQPYGTALTTITQAIQTLATLFPGTGPDPTPAAWGRGELATRTTGSAHGLDDGTLLARLVLRGIALAQGAVFPTDAPGRRALWRRASVTPDEVSSTVLTYGLRPRGDTWQETALRERAEYHLETHLTLRELRILQLELPPHTRVHVCENPRVVEAAADAGCTAPLICTSGSATTVVLTLLDALAATGCVLAYHGDFDWPGIALANRMMQRYGAEPWRMGAGDYEYLATRAELQGVPTLPLTGVLVEATWDAELAPAMDVLGIALHEEAALDLLLGDLA, encoded by the coding sequence TTGACGAACACCCGAGGGTTCGATGAGCCACCTCTGGACACCGAGACGCTGGCCTTTCTGACCCGGCCGGGCTTGAGGCGCCTGTGGGCAGCTGCACGGACGCGCCTCGAGCGCAATGGCCTCGAGCCGGCCGGCACGATCCGACTCCAGCACCTGGATGTGGAGGAACGCGAGGCGCTGTCGCTCCTCCAGGCGAGACCTGTCACCGGCCCGACCGCCACGATCCGTCTGCCGGACCTGGACGCCCGCTTGCGCGCCAGCGCGGTCGGCCGAGGCCTGGTCGGGACGCTGACCGAACTGGGCCCGCCTCTCATCGACCGCCGAGCGGCCCGCGACGCGGCGGCGGCAGAGCGCACGCGCCTGTGGTCCACGGCAGAGGCAGCGATGGCCAGCACCTCACTGGCCGATCGGCCCTGGGCCCACCAATGGCTGGAGGAGACACGGCGGACCGGCACCCTCACCCGCCAGCCGTACGGGACCGCCCTCACGACCATCACCCAGGCCATCCAGACCCTTGCGACGCTCTTCCCCGGTACGGGACCCGACCCCACCCCCGCAGCCTGGGGCCGCGGCGAACTGGCAACCCGCACCACAGGCTCGGCCCACGGCCTGGACGACGGCACCTTGCTGGCCCGCCTTGTCCTGCGAGGGATAGCCCTGGCGCAGGGCGCCGTTTTCCCGACCGACGCACCGGGCCGCCGAGCTCTGTGGCGCCGGGCCTCGGTCACGCCGGACGAGGTGTCCAGCACGGTGTTGACGTACGGTCTGCGCCCGAGGGGCGACACCTGGCAGGAGACGGCTCTGCGTGAGCGAGCTGAATATCATCTGGAGACGCACCTCACTCTGCGCGAACTCCGTATCCTGCAGCTGGAGTTGCCTCCGCATACGCGTGTTCACGTCTGCGAGAACCCGCGGGTGGTCGAGGCCGCCGCGGACGCCGGCTGCACCGCTCCCTTGATCTGCACCTCGGGAAGTGCGACGACGGTCGTCCTCACGCTCCTGGACGCGCTGGCTGCGACCGGCTGTGTTCTCGCCTACCACGGTGACTTCGACTGGCCGGGTATTGCGCTGGCCAACCGGATGATGCAGCGCTACGGGGCGGAGCCGTGGCGTATGGGGGCGGGGGATTACGAGTACCTCGCGACGCGTGCGGAGTTGCAGGGGGTGCCGACGCTTCCCCTCACCGGCGTGCTGGTCGAGGCGACGTGGGATGCGGAACTGGCCCCGGCCATGGATGTCTTGGGTATCGCCCTGCACGAGGAAGCGGCATTGGATCTGCTGCTGGGTGATCTGGCATAG